From one Budorcas taxicolor isolate Tak-1 chromosome 21, Takin1.1, whole genome shotgun sequence genomic stretch:
- the LOC128066902 gene encoding G2/mitotic-specific cyclin-B1-like, producing the protein MALRITRDTKINAENKVKISVAGAKCMPVASVATSKPGLRPRTALGDISNKVSEKLQAKLPLKKEAKTLPAGKVTAKKVPKSLGKAPVPVPEPQPEPEPEPEPVKEEKLFPEPILVDTPSPSPMETSGCVPAEEYLCQAFSDVILAMSDVDAEDGADPNLCSEYVKDIYAYLRQLEEEQAVKPKYLMGREVTGNMRAILIDWLVQVQTKFRLLQETMYMTVSITDRFMQDNCVPKKMLQLVGVTAMFVASKYEEMYPPEISDFAFVTDNTYTKFQIRHMEMKVLRALNFSLGRPLPLPFLRRASKIGEVDVELHTLAKYLMELTMLGYDMVHFPLPQIAVGAFCLALKILDNGEWTPTLQHYLSYTEESLLVVMQHLAKNVVMANRGLSKHMAIKNKYATSKHAKISTLAQLNSALVQNLAKAVAKV; encoded by the coding sequence ATGGCCCTCCGGATCACCAGGGACACGAAGATTAATGCTGAAAATAAGGTGAAGATCAGTGTGGCAGGGGCCAAGTGCATGCCTGTGGCCAGTGTTGCAACCTCTAAGCCCGGGCTGAGGCCCCGAACAGCTCTTGGAGACATCAGTAACAAAGTCAGTGAAAAACTGCAGGCCAAACTGCCTctgaaaaaggaagcaaaaacttTACCTGCTGGAAAAGTTACTGCTAAAAAAGTACCAAAATCTCTGGGAAAGGCTCCTGTACCTGTGCCGGAGCCCCAGCCGGAGCCAGAGCCGGAACCCGAGCCTGTTAAGGAAGAGAAACTTTTCCCCGAGCCTATTTTGGTCGATACTCCCTCTCCAAGCCCCATGGAAACATCTGGCTGTGTCCCTGCAGAAGAATATCTATGTCAGGCTTTCTCAGATGTAATTCTTGCAATGAGTGATGTGGATGCAGAAGACGGAGCAGATCCAAACCTTTGTAGCGAATATGTAAAAGATATCTATGCTTATCTAAGACAACTTGAGGAAGAGCAAGCAGTCAAACCAAAATACCTAATGGGTCGTGAAGTCACTGGAAACATGAGAGCCATCCTAATTGACTGGCTAGTGCAAGTTCAAACGAAATTCAGGTTACTGCAGGAGACCATGTACATGACTGTTTCCATAACTGATCGGTTCATGCAGGATAACTGTGTGCCCAAGAAGATGCTGCAGCTGGTTGGAGTCACTGCCATGTTTGTTGCAAGCAAATATGAGGAAATGTACCCTCCAGAAATCAGTGACTTTGCCTTTGTGACTGACAACACTTACACCAAGTTTCAAATCAGACACATGGAAATGAAGGTTCTAAGAGCTTTAAATTTTAGTCTGGGTCGCCCTCTACCCCTGCCTTTCCTTCGGAGAGCATCTAAGATTGGAGAGGTTGATGTTGAGCTACATACTCTGGCCAAATATTTGATGGAACTAACTATGCTGGGCTACGATATGGTGCATTTTCCTCTTCCTCAGATTGCAGTGGGAGCTTTTTGCTTAGCACTGAAAATTCTTGATAATGGTGAATGGACACCAACTCTACAGCACTACCTGTCATACACTGAAGAATCCCTTCTTGTTGTTATGCAACACCTGGCAAAGAATGTGGTCATGGCGAACCGTGGGCTTTCAAAGCACATGGCTATCAAGAACAAGTATGCCACATCTAAGCATGCTAAGATCAGCACTCTAGCACAGCTGAATTCTGCACTAGTTCAAAATTTAGCCAAGGCTGTGGCAAAGGTGTAA